From a region of the Wolbachia endosymbiont (group B) of Gerris lacustris genome:
- the iscX gene encoding Fe-S cluster assembly protein IscX has product MKWLDIEDIAEALEEKFPNEDIISIRFTELKKKILDLKEFDDNEKHCNEKILEAIQAAWIEERF; this is encoded by the coding sequence ATGAAATGGCTTGATATAGAAGATATTGCAGAAGCTCTAGAAGAGAAGTTTCCCAATGAGGATATAATTAGTATCAGATTCACTGAACTTAAGAAAAAGATCTTGGATTTGAAGGAGTTTGATGATAATGAAAAACATTGTAACGAAAAAATACTAGAAGCCATTCAAGCAGCTTGGATTGAAGAAAGATTTTAA
- the rpsD gene encoding 30S ribosomal protein S4, with the protein MTTIINRKYRISRRLGVNLWGRAKDSVNKRKYPPGQHGILGFKKLSDFGKQFAAHKKFKFYYAISSKQLRRTFLDAYKRKGYTADNFIGALESRLSSVLYHSGFVPTIYSAKQLISHKHVTVNDKVVNISSYRVKPGDIVKIRERAAKIPILIEVEQKQERKAPDYLEADSKALSVKYLRAPQYSEVPYSADMEVNLVVEFYSR; encoded by the coding sequence ATGACAACTATTATCAATAGAAAGTATAGAATCAGTCGCAGGCTTGGTGTAAACTTATGGGGTAGAGCAAAAGATTCGGTCAATAAAAGAAAATACCCTCCAGGTCAGCATGGTATTCTTGGATTTAAGAAGTTATCTGACTTTGGTAAGCAGTTTGCTGCACATAAGAAATTTAAGTTCTACTATGCAATTTCAAGTAAGCAGCTTAGACGTACATTTTTAGATGCTTACAAAAGAAAGGGTTATACGGCTGATAATTTTATTGGTGCCTTGGAATCAAGGTTAAGTTCTGTTCTATATCACTCTGGTTTTGTGCCAACAATTTACTCGGCAAAACAGCTTATATCTCATAAACATGTTACAGTTAATGATAAGGTGGTTAACATATCAAGTTATAGAGTGAAGCCTGGTGATATAGTAAAAATAAGGGAAAGAGCAGCAAAAATTCCTATATTAATAGAGGTTGAACAAAAACAAGAACGTAAGGCTCCAGATTATTTAGAGGCAGATAGCAAAGCACTTTCAGTGAAGTATTTGAGAGCGCCTCAATATTCCGAAGTCCCCTATTCAGCAGACATGGAAGTCAATTTAGTAGTAGAATTTTACTCTAGATAA